AGAACTACGGTGCAAGAAAACTCTCAAGAACAAGTGCTCATAGGAGATCTTTGTTAAGAAACCTTGCAACCTCACTATTTCTTCATGAAAAAATTGAAACCACTCACGCAAAAGCAAAAGAACTTTCAAAGTACAGCCAGAAACTTCTTACTTCCGCAAAGCCTGGTGACTTTAATGCCAAAAGAG
This is a stretch of genomic DNA from Endomicrobiales bacterium. It encodes these proteins:
- the rplQ gene encoding 50S ribosomal protein L17; protein product: MIKNYGARKLSRTSAHRRSLLRNLATSLFLHEKIETTHAKAKELSKYSQKLLTSAKPGDFNAKRAVFAEIKDEVVRKKIFDVLVPRYKDRAGGLTKIFIVGTRRGDAASVAIIKLLS